The Oryctolagus cuniculus chromosome 4, mOryCun1.1, whole genome shotgun sequence genomic sequence gtgggactagaagccagggtgccagcgccgcaggcggaggattagactagtgagccatggcgccagcctgtgactctttcaaattaaaaaaaaaattaaatacttatttatttgaaaggcagttacagagatgcagaagcagagagagagagagagagagagagagaggtcttccatccactggttcactccccagatggctgcaacagcaggagctgagcctctctgaagccagaagccaggagccaggagcttcttccgggtctcccatgcgggtgcagggcccaaggactcgggcatcttccactgctttctcaggccacagcagagctggatgggaagtggagcagccgggactagaaccagtgccccatgggatgccggcactgcaggcagaggcttagtccgctacaccacagtgctggccccgatttatttatttgaaagacagagtttacagagaggagagacagagcgaaatcttcatccactggttcactccccaagtggccacaatgaccagggctgggccaggccgaagccgggagcctgaaacctcctctgggtctccacgtgaATGCAGGTCTGAGGACTTGGGCCGCCTCCCAGTGCTCTCCcaagtgcagtagcagggagctggatcggaagtggagcagccaggactggcgcccacatgggatgccggtgtcgaaggcagcagctttgccagctatgccgcagtgccagcccagaaaAATTCTTAAACAAAAAGACTTCTCCTTCATTGCTATCacggggctgggtgctggggcaggaggggcggggctgctgggTGGGTGCTGGGGAACACCCCTGTACAGCCCAACACCGCATGCTCCCTCACCCAGAACACGACCCACGCGTGCGGCTGCATTTGCGGGGGTCTCTGGACCAGGCCCACCCACAGACACAAAGCCACCTGTGGGGGTCTGGTGCGGGGGGAGGTGCACAGGGCTCTCGAGGCCATGTGGCCGTGGCACAGCTCTGTGCGTGGATAAAATGCCACGGAACGGTGTGAGTCTGAAGTGGTTCACGCTACGTGAACTCAGCTCAGTTAGAGCCCCCTTCTCCCAGCCCGTTTCACATgtgagaggcagacaggcaggcagacagcggaggtcttccaccccctggctcattccccagctTTCCCCAGCAGCTGGAACCTGGAACCCGCCCTGGCTCTTCCAaggctgacagggacccaaggacttgagctgagcctgctgcctcccagggcacggACTGGCAGCTGGACCGAGTGAACTGGGCCTGCGCCGCGTCGGCTCTCCAGGCCTCGGAGTCAGCGCTGAGCCGTCCTGGGCGCCCCAGCGCCCGTGAGCTCTCCGGGCTGCCGGCTTTCTGGCAGGTGCGCTGCGCTCTGGCTTGACCTTCGGTGGCAGCGTGCTGATCCCCACCCGTGTGACGCTGACGCTGGGCCACTCTGGGGTTTTCAGCCGCTCCTCTTGGATCCTGCCCTCTCCTCACCCGGGACGCGCCGGTGCGGGGGCCAGGCGTCCTGTGTCTCCCAGGCTGCTCCGTCTGGTTGACGGTTTCGCCGCTCAGATCCACAGTCACTGAAAGACTCGCCAGCGGGCTCCACGCGCTCCACCTGCTAGAGCCTCGCAGTACCAGgattcttagctttttttttttttttttttttttttttttttgacaggcagagtggacagtgagagagagagacagagagaaaggtcttcctttactgttggttcaccctccaatggccgccgcagccggcgcactgcggccggcgcatcgcgctgatcccatggcaggagccaggagccaggtgctgtctcccatggggtgcagggcccaagcacctgggccatcctccactgcagtcccgggccacagcagagagctggcctggaagaggggcaaccgggacagaatccggcgccccaaccaggactagaacccggtgtgccggcgccgttaggcggaggattagcctagtgagccgcggcaccagccaggatTCTTAGCTTTTACAAACACACTTTATacagttacttatttgaaaggcagagcaacagagagagcgagtgagagagcgagcgagcgagaggtcttgcatccactggttcactccccagacgcctctatcagccagagccaggcccggCCCCCAAGGCAACTTGGGGAGGCGTGGTGGACCAGGAGCCGGCCTGGGCGTCGGACAGCAACTTGGGGTGCTCTGCTGGGGAGGCGTGGTGGACCAGGAGCTGGCCTGGGCGTTGGACAGCCTGGGCTCCGAGCACTGTGGATCTGCACGGCTCACAGCCTGCAAGCCGGGGAGCTCGGCCTCGGGCGCCCTCAGCGGCCGGTGGATTCGGAACCTCAGGCTGACGGGGGCTTCCTTTGGCAAGCGCAGCAAGAGGGTGAATGGAGACAGTGGCACAATGCAACTTCCCCTACCCCtgggccccccgccccagccctgtaCACACTCCCCGAGGGCCCCCCTCAGCCCTGtgtccccgccccagccctgttGGACTCCCTGAGGACCCCCCTCAGCCCTGTGTCCCCGCCCAGCTGCTGGGGACACCCTGAAGACCACATAAAAACCGTGGCTCGCCAGGGCAACTGTGCGCAGACACAGGCAGGTGCTTCAGCGCCCACTTCCTGGCTTCCGAGAGCCTGGGTCCAGACGCTGACGCTGCCCCTCAGCGGGGCTCACCCCGAGACAGGGACGCTGCTTCTGGGGACGCAGCCACCTGGGCCCTCggctcacacacgtgcacagagAGGACCGGAAGCACTGGCCTGGGTGAGGAGTGTGCTCCACGTAAGAACacgcggggctgggcgggggccgcGGTGCCCGGCTGCCTGGTGGGGAGACGCCGGCCATCCTCACCCGCGCCAACGTCGGCTCAGAGCTGCCCAGAGCCCTGGGGGCTCCCCTAGCCTGGCGGGAAGCAGGCGACATTCAGAACCCCGCGCACACGGGAATTTTAATAGAAAAGGCCGGGCATTTAGAAAGTTATAATTTATAGAATACTCTGTACAAAAGCAGTCTTCCAAAAGGGGCCCCCGCGCCTCAGAAGAAATCCATGGCCGTCGGCCTCTTCTTTGGGGTGGCAGCCAGCGGCTTCTTGGCCACCAGGGGCGTGCCGGCCGGCGAGCTCGTGGGCGTCTTCAGCACTCCGTGGAGGGGTCTCTGCTCAGGGTTGAAGGCCACGCGGGAGGGGCCCGTGGGACTGACTAAGATGCTCTTGTCCGTCTTCTTGAACTCTGCAAGGGAACGGAAGGCCCGAGGTGAGGGGACGACCCCGggccgcagcccccagcccccagccccccggcCAGGGCCGAGGCGGAGCCTGTCCCCAGTTCTGCACGAGGCGGGAGTGCCCGGCAGGCCTCTCCTCTGCACACCACGCACGGGGGCCCGAGCCTCAGCAGAGGCAGCCGGGCTGGGGACTGCTGGGCCCCGACGGCCTCTCGGGGGCCCAGCTCCAAGCAGCTGGGGAGCTGCCCGGGAAACCGGCTCTCGGGAGGCCCACGCCCACGGGCCCCCGGGACGGCTCCTGACCCCATGCCCACCGGCTCCCAGCCTCCCCGACTTGCCTGCGGTCGTGTTTCTGCTCAGCCCGAAGGTGACCCTCTTGGCGCTGGACGGCGTCCTGTTCagctggggaagaaacagcacGAGGGGGCGACACTGACCGGGCTGCCGGCTCTCGCTGGAGACCCTGCCCAGCGGGGAGGCCCCCGGCACACGGGTGCAGCCTCGACTACACGTCCCAGCGCTCGGGTCTGTCAGGCTGCGCAGGCCACCCAGCGTGTTCTGAAGGAAGCAAACCCCAGCCAGGACGTCGATGACAGCCCGGCCGACAGGAGACGCTCGGCACCAGCCATGACCAGGGTCCCCACTCCAAGCTGCAGGCTGCACGGCGCTGCCGAGACCACACCCCTGGTGGACTTGAACTTCAGGGGGCAACAGGTGCGAAACTGCCTGCTGTTCACGTGCAAGACTGGGCTACCTGGACAGCGATGCGCCTAGAAGTGGGTCCCCTGGGCGTCACAGCACCCCGGCCCCCGAGAACCCTGGGCCTCTGGTGCAGCCGCACTCCCAGTTCTCCACCTGTGCCCTGACAGCAGATGCGCGGCAGTGAGCAGGCCCTGCCAGTGAGAgccctggggctgaggcaggaCGGGGTGAGTGGCTACACGGTGGCTCCCCACGGCGCCAGGCGGCTGACCACTCCAGAAGCAACCGGGCCCTAGAACAGGCACCTGTCTCAGGCGGGAGCTGGGGCCTGAGTGCAGGGCTCCGACGGCCGCGGGGCCCGTACCTGGACGGCAGGACGTGGCGGGCAGGTCGTGGGGCTGCTCTTTGCTTTCCTGAAGAACAGGGGCTTTGGCGAGAGGGACGTGTCGAACTTCACAAAGTCGCTCTCGGTCCTCAGCAGCTTCTTCACGGGGCTGAGGGGCCCGCGGCCTCCCTAGGGGcgagaggcacaggcagggaTGGCATCGCTGGGCCTCCTGCCAGGCTGTGCACAGGAAGTGAAACCGGGACAGCGCCCCGGGCAGCGCGGAGTGGCCCCGGCTCCCTCTGTCAGAGCCCCACTCACGCTGCACCCATAGGGTGTCAATCGTCCGGCGACCCTCGTCCGGGGACCCTCGCTCCTCCTCCCTGCGCAGGCCTGTGCGCTCAACTCTCCTGTTttcccacctgcccaccccagTCCCCGCTGGGCAGTGGGGCACCTGCAGTGGTTCTGGATCTGAGGCGCTAAGAGGCCGCGCAGCCAGCGCCGCGTGGGTGGTTTCGGCAGGttcctggtgtgcctgcgcccgGGGAAGGGCAGCCCTGGGGCCCGGTGCCACCCCTGCTGCCACCAGCCACAGGGACAGGACGCTCCTGCCGGGAGCACCCGGGAGGCCCCGTGCAGGTAGATGGAGGGAAGGTCTCAGCGTAcccgtcttcctctgccttccccgcCCCAGGTCCCAAGGACCACACTGTCACCCACTCCCCACTCGGCGCTGGGCCCACGGTCACGGCCACCGCGGAGCCGTGCGCGAGCATTGGCGCTGGACGAGGGTCCCGAGGAGCTGGTCTGGCTCGGTGGCTGGGGGTcgctgccacctgcaggccaTGGTGTGGAGGACACGGCCagcgcctggccctgcctggctccgCAGAACCCAGCACAAGGGGCGGGGCTCCCTCCTGCACCGGCAGGAGACGGCAGGAGACGGGGGCACTGTCAGCCTGCACACAGGGCTTTTCCCAGCTCAGCGGCGACCCCTTCCCGAGTGTGGAAGTGCTTGGCCACGAGACCTGCGCCCGTCACCTCCTGGCGGGGAAAGGCTGCGACAAACCCCGTGTCTGactggccagcccctcccccgccgacGCTGCAGCCCACCCCCCCACCTTACCAGAGCCGAGGTCGGCCTGCCTTCGGGCCCCAGCAGGTCCGACATCCTCCTTTTCCTCCGCTTCTTCAAGATGGCGCTCTTCTGCCGGGCCAGGCCCTGCACGTCGAGGCTGCCCGGCCCAGACTTCCTGTTCTGCGACTTCTCGCACCGGGGGAGGGCAGCCCGGTCAGCCCCCGCCTCCGCTGGGCTCGCTGCAGGCCAGGCCAGCGTGAGCAGGCTGCTGCCCTTGACCAGGAGCGCCCCGAGTTTCCGCTTCCTTttcagggcctgggctctgccttcGGGGGAGCCTCTGGTGGCGCCCGGGCCACTCTGGGCCAAGTCCTGCAGCGGGGACCCCGATGGCCAGACCTCTCGCTGGGCCTGCAGGCTCTTCTTCAGCCGCTTCCTCttactgggggaggggctgacggGGAGATGCTCCGAGCcactctcctccccagggctgcccgcCGCGGCCTCTGCCCCGTTCTGCCGCAGGGACACAGCCGCGGCCTCAGGACTGGACGCTTGAGGCGGGAGGGGGTTCTTCCTCTTGCGTCTGCTCTCGGGAACGCCGCCTCCACCGTCCTCTTCCACAGCCACGACTCCAGTCCCTAAACACACACGCTCGTCAAGAAGCACCCCAAGGCCAGCGTgccccacagcctggctggggACCAAGGCCAGGCTCCCTGGAGTCCCCCACGGGGAGGGGGACTCCTGGGAGCTCTTGGTGCCCCTGGCTCCGCCAGCAGCCCCAGTTCCTCCATTCCTAGCTGTGCCCAGGAGCCCCCGCTGTCCACTTCAAAGCAAGCAGAAACCTCCGCAGACCTGTTACCTGGGGGCCATGTGGTGGAAGCCTGCCTCAGAGGGTGGCGTGTGCCACCAGGCCTGCACCCCGCCTCTGCCAGCGCTGGGGAGACCTCGGCCTTGCAGccccccagctctgtgctgtgcgGAACGCCCACGGGCACCCAGGGCAGAGCCACGCCCGCTCCCGCCTGCCCCGAGCCCCGCAGCCCTGCGCCCTCTCTGGAAGTTTATCTCCTTTTCTCCTAAGCTGTCCTTGACTGAGGACCTGGTCATCTCCATCAGCAGACACATCTCCCACTGGCCACGAAGTGACCCCGCCGCCTGCCCCGCCGGCACCGAGGCTGGGTTTTACGCCTGACTTCTGCCTCACCAGTGCCGTTCCAAGGGAGGGCAGGGGCACACGTCCTGCTGCTCagccctgggtgggtgggtggggggcgtgGGGCTCTTCCTGATTCTCTGTGGCCCCTGGCCCAGGAGAGCGAGCTCACGGCCTCGCTCGGGTGCAACTTGGGCTACCGCCTTTCCCCCGAGGGACAACCAACCCTGAGAGTGCGGAAGGAACCTTGGGGTCAgcggctgctgctgcttcagGGTCGACCTGGAATCTTCCCATGCGGCGAACGCAACCCAAACCCACAGCACCCACGCGCGAGGGCAGCCCCTCCGCCTCGCCTTTGTGGGCGAGCCCAGTGAGGGGGGCGGCCGGGCCGCACCACAGGGCACGCGCTTCCCCACCTCCTCCGATACAGCACACGGCGCCCCCAGCCGGGGCCACATTCACGTCAGAGCACACGGGCCACGGCCTCCGACTCACCTTCAGAGAGGTCCCGGAACCTGAAACGGAAAGTGACAGAGAGCAGGCACTTAGCCCAGCGCTGGGACAGCCGTGTCCTGCTTCAGGGGACATGGCTCGGCTCCTGCCTACACGGGCCCTGGGGacggggtgatggctcaagtcacggGTGGGGACCCGTGCTGAGGcctgcctcctggcctggcccagcgccggccaCTGCAGAAGTATGGGGAGTAGGCTGGCCAGTGGAAGCTCTTCCTGCCTACCTCTTATAAAATAACtaaatgagaaaagaagaaaaaagtctcGCTTTGTACTGAACTCAAACACCGTGGGGCGGGCATCGCGGGCAGTGGTCGAGCTACTGCTCGGGTGCCAGGGTGGACCCTGGCGGCCCCTCGCCGACCAGCGCCTTCCAGCTGCGACACTTCCAGCCctgaggcccctgccaccacgtgggagacccagatggcgctcctggctccaggggctTCTGGGGACGAACCAGCGCACGGAAGAGCCATCTCCTCGCTCCTCTTTCTccgtcactctggctttcaaataaatacacaagtaaatcttaaaagcaaagcGAACCCCAAACACACCAGCAATGCTGGGTGTCTTCCTTCCTGGAGCAGGGGCGCTCCCTGAGGAAGGTGGGGACGTGGGCTCAAAGCCAGGTCGCCTGGtttcctcttccctgtctctgAAGGCAGAGCTGGCTTAGGCCTCCGCGCGTCCCTTCAACCCTCCGCGGCACCCGGACAAAGAGGCGGCGTCCAGGGGCTGTGTGGGGGCAGGAGGTGCGTGGATGACGGCCCCAGCACCGAGGACACCACCCAGGAGAATGCGGAGTCACAGGAGCTACCctcgggctttttttttttaaagatttatttacttgaaagtcagataaaggagaagcagagagagggagagggagagggagagggagagagagagagagagaagggaaagagagagggagggagagagggggagagagagagaggagaagcaggggggggaggcagagagagaagcagagagagagagagagagagagagagagagagagaagggagagagggagggagagggggagagagagagaggttttctctctgctggttcactccccagataaccacaacggctggagctgagctgatccgaagtcaggagccaggagcttctcccaggtcccccatgtgggtgcagggcccaaggacttgggccatcatccactgctttcccaggccacagcagagagctggattggaagtggagcagccgggactagaactggcgcccatgtgggatactggcactgcaggtgatggttttgCCTGCTAGGCCACCGCGCTGGCCCTTTGGGGTTCTTTTCTTAGAAGCAAACACTCTGTCTCTgcgaggcagggagacagagggcagAGTGAAACTCTCATTAGCTGACTCAGTCCCTGGATGTCcgccacagtggctggaggggcaggaattcagtccaggcctCGCACATGGCTGGCGGGGGCCACCACCTGCGCCGGCACTGCTGCTCCCGGCAcgtgcaggagcaggaagccggagtcaggcgCTAAGTCCAGGCACTCCGACACGGACCAGGGCCCCGGAGCTGCTAAGCAGACGCCTGCCTCATGAAATAGCCTAATACATGGCAAGCGGCCGGCACGGAAGAGTACGATTAATCATCCATGAATCACAAGACGCAGGGGCCACGGCCCCCACACTCACTGCTGGGTCACGGAACACTTCCGGCGTGAGACATGGATGGGTCACCAAGCCCTGCCTGTCTTGAGAGCACACGAGAGCACCCCACACGGCAGCCGGATGGTGGCAACTGCTCGACCCACAATTTTAGACGTCAACAGGTCTGAAACTTCCCAGCACCGGAAACGGCGGGGACAAGCATGGCCGCACAGGGAGAAAGGGACTCGGGGTCTGGGGGCGGGGTCTGCCTCACAGAGCACCTCAGTCCCCGCCCCCTCGCCCGGCACCCACTTCCGGTCCCCGCCCTCTCGCCCAGCACCCACTTCCTGATGAGCCTGCAGAGGTGCTTCCTGTTGAAGGGAGGGGTGTTTTTCTTGTTGGTCACTTCCAGCAGCCGATCCGCGACAGCCCTGTAGTCAAACTGTGAGACCAGAGAAACCGCGCGTGAGCCTGGGGCTGCACCACACTCCCGGCAGCTCGGGGCGTGCCGCTGGGGGGCGCCGGGCCGCGTCCACCCCAGGACGGTCCCCGCAGGCACGGGCGAGGCACAGGCGAGGGTGAGCCACTGGTGTTGAGTCCAGGTTGCCAGTCACTACTCGGTGACACAGAACCGGAGCCGACTCTGCAGCTACTGAAAACCAGGACTCATTTTATGTTTCAAAATTCCAGTAGACTTGGTTTTTTGGTCTCCAGTAAGTTTGGTCTGTGGAAGACGACATCAGTGGCAGATGGATTAACAGGACTTTACACACCAGGCCTTGCGGCTTCCCTAGCCTTGACCCTAATTCCACAGCCAGGCCCCCACCCAGGAATCCGTACTGTATAGACAGCaacacctgccacccacctggagagGAGGCCCAGCGTCCTCCAGGGCCCCACgggtgtccctctctctctggtcaCAGGTTCCATCTTTCCTCGAGGGGGATTTGCCCAGTGCTAGGAAAACAGACGACACCCCCAATGCACCAAGTGCAGCCCACGGAGCCGCCGGCAGCCACATGGCTCAGGACAAAGACGGCTCTGGAAGGCAAACATGTTGCTTTTTCTCCCAGGACACGTCACGGACACACGGATTCCGCGTTTCCTGCGGGGCTGTGCAGGGGCACGGGGAGGCCCAGAGCCACAGGGAAAATCCACAGGCGCGGGATGCTAACCTCGCCCCGCCGCAGCACTCTGCCGCCACTGCTACCCACCTTCTCCTCTGTTTTTCCAGACTCCCATGAATAAAggtttaaaacaaaaccaaacccaaggggccagcactgtggtaccacgggttaagctgctacctgcccAGCATCCCTGagctcaggtttgagtcctggctgctccacttcctgcccctgcgtctgggaagcagaaggcccagtgtttgggcccctgcacccgcgtgggagacccggatggagtttttgccacttagggagtgactcaatggaaggaagatgctgtctctgtcattctctgcGACTCAGCGTTTGAGATAAGTGAATACAGCTTGAAAACAAACcagccttggggccggcgccgtggcgcagtaggttaatcttccacctgcagcgccggcatcccatgtgggtgccagttctagtcctggctgctccacttccagtccagctctctgctgtggcctgggaaagcagtagaaggtggtccaagtgtttgagcccctgcacccgcatgggagaccaggaagaagctcctggcttctgattggtgcaactccggccgttgcggccattcggggagtgaaccagtggaagacctttctctctgtctccctctcactgtctgtaactctacctctcaaataaaaataaaacaaacacaagcatacacacacacacaaacacacaccagcCTCTGCCCAGAGTTTTGCTGGAAGGAGGCTGTGGGCTGAGGGACACGCCAAACTGAACAGAACCACGGAGCAGCCAGGGAACCCGGGCCTGGCAGAGGCGACGAGAGACGACCCCTCAAAGACCTCAGctccctgcctggctctggctttccCAGATGCCCTGCTGTTTCTGGGTGGGGTCCCAGGCAGCACTGCGCCCCGAGACGCCAGCAGCGTGTTCTAGTGCTTGTCTGGTGAGGAGTTCACCTGAGACAGGCAGCCCGTCTGGGCGTCCTCGTACCTGGCCTCCTCCTGGCGGCTTCCGTCCACACCTCCTTGTTCCCGGCAGTCTCTTCTTCAGAGAGGTCCCCGCCACTCTCGGGTACAAAGGGAGACTGATCTACAATGACTTCAAAAACACCCCTAGCTATAGTCTGTACCAGCGTGTGGCTGAGGGGAAAGCACAGTGGAGAACGGGATTAAAACGGGGGAGTGCACCtagcacggggcggggggggacagAGGGAGCACCCCACAGAACTGCCGTCGGCCCAGGGCCCCGAGTGCCTGGCGCTCGTCAGCAGGCACCCGGATCCCCAACACAAGTCCCGCGCCACCAGCACGGCTGGGAGGAGCCCCCAAGCGCGTGTGACGGGGCCTCCCCGCCACTCCCCGTGGCTCAGGTGCTGGGCGGAAACTCGGGCGCTCTGCGctgtgcccccagccctggcccctgaagCACCTCCACGGCAGGAAcaagcccgcccgcccgccctgaGAGGCTGGGGGAGCCAGCGCGAGCCACTTACTCCTTGGTCCTGGCAGCAATCCTGCAGAACGGGTCAATAAACTTCAGATTCTGATCTGCCAAAAGCTGTCAATCAGGAACACAAtgggaaaaatgagaaagagcCTCCCCCCCGCACCCCGCTTCCTCCTGCAGGCGCCCCCACGGAGGCTGAGGCAGACGGGGAGCAGGGCCCCGAGCCAGCCCGGAGCCGTGGCTGTGCCCAGGAATCCCCGCGGGGCTCACTTCCAGGACGAAGCGACTGCCTCTGACACAgcattcacattttcttttggtTCAAAACTAACAGGGGTTGGGCATCTGGTC encodes the following:
- the RRP1B gene encoding ribosomal RNA processing protein 1 homolog B isoform X1 gives rise to the protein MAPAMQPAEMQFAQRLASHEKGVRERAVKKLRQYLSVKTQREAGGFSREELLKIWRGLFCCMWVQEEPRLQEELADSISQLVHVINNLEAQHLFIETFWRTMTREWKGIDGPRVGKYCTLARLVLRQSLEALKRNGWEPSCVQLFLDGLVKEVLRPESPSPDGVRAHFIDMYLDELSKVGGGELLADQNLKFIDPFCRIAARTKDHTLVQTIARGVFEVIVDQSPFVPESGGDLSEEETAGNKEVWTEAARRRPALGKSPSRKDGTCDQRERDTRGALEDAGPPLQFDYRAVADRLLEVTNKKNTPPFNRKHLCRLIRKFRDLSEGTGVVAVEEDGGGGVPESRRKRKNPLPPQASSPEAAAVSLRQNGAEAAAGSPGEESGSEHLPVSPSPSKRKRLKKSLQAQREVWPSGSPLQDLAQSGPGATRGSPEGRAQALKRKRKLGALLVKGSSLLTLAWPAASPAEAGADRAALPRCEKSQNRKSGPGSLDVQGLARQKSAILKKRRKRRMSDLLGPEGRPTSALGGRGPLSPVKKLLRTESDFVKFDTSLSPKPLFFRKAKSSPTTCPPRPAVQLNRTPSSAKRVTFGLSRNTTAEFKKTDKSILVSPTGPSRVAFNPEQRPLHGVLKTPTSSPAGTPLVAKKPLAATPKKRPTAMDFF
- the RRP1B gene encoding ribosomal RNA processing protein 1 homolog B isoform X2 codes for the protein MAPAMQPAEMQFAQRLASHEKGVRERAVKKLRQYLSVKTQREAGGFSREELLKIWRGLFCCMWVQEEPRLQEELADSISQLVHVINNLEAQHLFIETFWRTMTREWKGIDGPRVGKYCTLARLVLRQSLEALKRNGWEPSCVQLFLDGLVKEVLRPESPSPDGVRAHFIDMYLDELSKVGGGELLADQNLKFIDPFCRIAARTKDHTLVQTIARGVFEVIVDQSPFVPESGGDLSEEETAGNKEVWTEAARRRPALGKSPSRKDGTCDQRERDTRGALEDAGPPLQFDYRAVADRLLEVTNKKNTPPFNRKHLCRLIRKWRVCLGTGVVAVEEDGGGGVPESRRKRKNPLPPQASSPEAAAVSLRQNGAEAAAGSPGEESGSEHLPVSPSPSKRKRLKKSLQAQREVWPSGSPLQDLAQSGPGATRGSPEGRAQALKRKRKLGALLVKGSSLLTLAWPAASPAEAGADRAALPRCEKSQNRKSGPGSLDVQGLARQKSAILKKRRKRRMSDLLGPEGRPTSALGGRGPLSPVKKLLRTESDFVKFDTSLSPKPLFFRKAKSSPTTCPPRPAVQLNRTPSSAKRVTFGLSRNTTAEFKKTDKSILVSPTGPSRVAFNPEQRPLHGVLKTPTSSPAGTPLVAKKPLAATPKKRPTAMDFF